From Streptomyces sp. HUAS MG91, the proteins below share one genomic window:
- a CDS encoding phosphomannomutase/phosphoglucomutase codes for MAADLSQIVKAYDVRGVVPDQWDEKLAELFGAAFVRITDATAIVVGHDMRPSSPGLSRAFALGATAQGADVTEIGLCSTDQLYYASGALNLPGAMFTASHNPAEYNGIKLCRAGAAPVGRDTGLADIRRLAEEWSASGAPEPAATTGTISRRDTLDDYAAHLRGLVDLTAIRPLKVVVDAGNGMGGHTVPTVLAGLPLEVVPMYFELDGTFPNHEANPLDPANLVDLQTRVRAEGADIGLAFDGDADRCFVVDEHGDPVSPSAITALVASRELARNGGSGTIIHNLITSWSVPEVVKEHGGTPVRTRVGHSFIKQEMATTGAIFGGEHSAHYYFKDFWNADTGMLAALHVLAALGGQDGPLSALVSSYDRYAGSGEINSTVADQADRLAAIKAAYGDRDGITLDELDGLTVTAKDWWFNVRPSNTEPLLRLNAEARTRSAMEQVRDEVLGIIRA; via the coding sequence ATGGCTGCTGATCTGTCGCAGATCGTCAAGGCGTACGACGTGCGCGGGGTGGTCCCGGACCAGTGGGACGAGAAGCTGGCCGAGCTGTTCGGCGCCGCGTTCGTGCGGATCACCGACGCGACGGCGATCGTGGTCGGGCACGACATGCGGCCCTCGTCGCCGGGCCTCTCCCGCGCGTTCGCGCTCGGGGCGACCGCCCAGGGCGCGGACGTCACCGAGATCGGCCTGTGCTCCACCGACCAGCTGTACTACGCGTCGGGGGCGCTGAACCTGCCGGGAGCGATGTTCACGGCTTCGCACAACCCTGCCGAGTACAACGGCATCAAGCTCTGCCGGGCGGGCGCCGCCCCGGTCGGCCGGGACACGGGCCTCGCCGACATCCGCCGCCTCGCCGAGGAGTGGAGCGCGTCGGGCGCCCCCGAGCCGGCCGCCACCACGGGCACCATCAGCCGGCGGGACACCCTCGACGACTACGCGGCGCACCTGCGCGGCCTCGTCGACCTCACCGCCATCCGCCCGCTGAAGGTCGTGGTCGACGCGGGCAACGGAATGGGCGGCCACACCGTCCCGACCGTCCTCGCGGGCCTCCCGCTGGAGGTCGTGCCGATGTACTTCGAGCTGGACGGCACGTTCCCGAACCACGAGGCGAACCCGCTGGACCCGGCCAACCTCGTGGACCTCCAGACCCGCGTACGGGCCGAGGGCGCCGACATCGGCCTCGCCTTCGACGGCGACGCCGACCGCTGCTTCGTCGTCGACGAGCACGGCGACCCGGTCTCCCCGTCCGCGATCACCGCCCTGGTGGCCTCCCGCGAGCTCGCGCGCAACGGCGGCTCGGGCACGATCATCCACAACCTGATCACGTCCTGGTCGGTGCCCGAGGTCGTCAAGGAGCACGGCGGCACGCCCGTGCGCACGCGCGTGGGCCACTCGTTCATCAAGCAGGAGATGGCCACGACCGGCGCGATCTTCGGCGGCGAGCACTCCGCGCACTACTACTTCAAGGACTTCTGGAACGCGGACACGGGCATGCTCGCCGCGCTCCACGTCCTCGCGGCGCTCGGCGGTCAGGACGGCCCCCTCTCCGCCCTCGTCTCGTCCTACGACCGCTACGCCGGCTCCGGGGAGATCAACTCCACGGTCGCCGACCAGGCCGACCGCCTCGCCGCGATCAAGGCCGCGTACGGCGACCGGGACGGCATCACCCTGGACGAGCTCGACGGCCTCACCGTCACGGCGAAGGACTGGTGGTTCAACGTCCGCCCGTCGAACACGGAGCCGCTGCTCCGCCTGAACGCCGAGGCGCGGACCCGCTCCGCGATGGAGCAGGTCCGCGACGAGGTCCTCGGGA
- a CDS encoding L-lactate permease, with protein MFVQQLEPVSGSLGLSALVATLPLVTVLVLLGAVRMKAHRAGLIGLGVAVLVAWLAYGMPLGQTLSSGAQGVLFGLFPIMWIVVNALWVYRMTVRTRHFDILRRSFGRLSDDPRIQALVIAFCFGALLEALAGFGAPVAICSVMLVALGFDPVKAAVVSLVANTAPVAFGAMGTPVVTLAQVTGLPLDTVASVVGRQTPLLALVVPLVLVGLVDGRRGLRETWVPALACGAAFAVVQFAASNYVSAQLADIGAALIGAAALVAVPRARKPAAEPVRAAVLTGVRSEDLDEEDPRGEVLRAYAPYAFIVVIFSLAQIPAVKDWLAGANRVFDWPFLNVAGPGGDPVSGNAFTLPLVSTGGTLVLIAGVCTAVVLGVHARVAAREWLGTVHELRFAILTVTSVLALAYVMNLSGQAATIGHFVAAAGAGLAFLSPVLGWFGVAVSGSDTSANALFGALQVTAAQQSGLSPELLAAANSSGGVLGKMISPQNLTIACAAVGLAGREGDLLRKVLPWSLGLLLVMCLIVFAQSTAVLSWMLP; from the coding sequence GTGTTCGTCCAGCAACTGGAGCCCGTCAGCGGCTCCCTCGGCCTGTCCGCCCTCGTCGCGACCCTGCCACTCGTCACCGTCCTCGTCCTGCTCGGCGCCGTGCGCATGAAGGCCCACCGCGCGGGCCTCATCGGCCTCGGCGTCGCCGTCCTGGTCGCCTGGCTCGCGTACGGCATGCCGCTCGGCCAGACCCTCTCCAGCGGCGCGCAGGGCGTGCTGTTCGGGCTCTTCCCCATCATGTGGATCGTCGTCAACGCCCTGTGGGTGTACCGGATGACGGTCCGCACCCGGCACTTCGACATCCTGCGCCGCTCCTTCGGCCGGCTCTCCGACGACCCGCGCATCCAGGCCCTCGTCATCGCGTTCTGCTTCGGCGCGCTCCTGGAGGCCCTCGCCGGCTTCGGCGCGCCCGTCGCCATCTGCTCGGTGATGCTCGTCGCGCTCGGCTTCGACCCGGTGAAGGCCGCGGTGGTCTCCCTGGTGGCCAACACCGCGCCGGTCGCCTTCGGTGCCATGGGTACCCCGGTGGTGACGCTGGCTCAGGTCACCGGCCTGCCGCTGGACACCGTCGCCTCCGTGGTGGGCCGCCAGACCCCGCTGCTCGCCCTCGTCGTGCCGCTGGTGCTCGTCGGCCTGGTCGACGGGCGGCGCGGGCTGCGCGAGACCTGGGTGCCCGCGCTGGCCTGCGGCGCCGCCTTCGCCGTCGTCCAGTTCGCGGCCTCCAACTACGTCTCCGCGCAACTCGCCGACATCGGAGCCGCGTTGATCGGCGCGGCCGCCCTGGTCGCCGTGCCGCGGGCGCGCAAGCCCGCCGCCGAGCCGGTACGCGCCGCGGTCCTCACCGGCGTACGCAGCGAGGACCTCGACGAAGAGGACCCGCGGGGCGAGGTGCTGCGCGCCTACGCCCCGTACGCGTTCATCGTCGTGATCTTCTCCCTGGCCCAGATCCCGGCCGTCAAGGACTGGCTCGCCGGGGCCAACCGCGTCTTCGACTGGCCCTTCCTGAACGTCGCCGGCCCGGGCGGCGACCCGGTGAGCGGCAATGCGTTCACGCTGCCGCTGGTCTCCACCGGAGGCACGCTCGTGCTGATCGCGGGTGTGTGCACGGCGGTGGTTCTGGGCGTGCACGCGCGCGTGGCGGCACGCGAGTGGCTGGGGACCGTGCACGAACTGCGGTTCGCCATCCTCACCGTGACGAGCGTGCTCGCTCTCGCCTACGTCATGAACCTCTCCGGGCAGGCCGCCACCATCGGGCACTTCGTGGCCGCGGCGGGCGCGGGCCTCGCCTTCCTGTCGCCCGTACTGGGCTGGTTCGGCGTCGCGGTCTCCGGCTCCGACACCTCGGCCAACGCCCTCTTCGGCGCCCTCCAGGTGACGGCGGCCCAGCAGTCGGGCCTGTCGCCGGAACTCCTCGCCGCGGCGAACAGCTCGGGCGGCGTCCTCGGCAAGATGATCTCCCCGCAGAACCTCACCATCGCCTGCGCGGCCGTCGGCCTCGCCGGCCGGGAGGGCGACCTGCTGCGCAAGGTGCTGCCGTGGAGCCTGGGACTGCTGCTCGTGATGTGTCTCATCGTGTTCGCGCAGAGCACGGCGGTGCTGTCCTGGATGCTGCCGTGA
- a CDS encoding DUF3499 domain-containing protein: MSPVRRCSRTACGRPAVATLTYVYADSTAVLGPLATYAEPHCYDLCAEHSERLTAPRGWEVVRLTDSSGPSRPSGDDLEALANAVREAARPQERAAEAGGGSPRTADPMEVARRGHLRVLRSPDN; this comes from the coding sequence GTGAGCCCTGTACGTCGCTGTTCGCGCACCGCTTGCGGCCGTCCCGCCGTCGCGACGCTGACGTACGTCTACGCCGACTCGACCGCGGTCCTCGGCCCGCTCGCCACCTACGCCGAACCCCACTGCTACGACCTGTGCGCCGAGCACTCCGAGCGCCTCACCGCGCCGCGCGGCTGGGAGGTCGTCCGGCTCACCGACAGCAGCGGCCCCAGCCGCCCCAGCGGCGACGACCTCGAAGCGCTGGCCAACGCCGTGCGCGAGGCGGCCCGCCCGCAGGAGCGCGCCGCCGAGGCCGGCGGCGGCAGCCCGCGCACCGCGGATCCCATGGAGGTCGCCCGCCGCGGTCACCTCAGGGTCCTGCGCTCGCCCGACAACTGA
- a CDS encoding metallopeptidase family protein, with protein sequence MERPDSQVPRSPGEPRPPRRRDRHGRGMRGPVAPPQVPLSASRADTFADLVQDSVERLERRWPQLGEVDFLVLEVPRLTAEDEAWGGDSVPLGGTVPARDDRPARVVIYRRPIEIRTKGRDERAALVHDVVVEQVAEVLGLTPETVDPRYGDEED encoded by the coding sequence ATGGAAAGGCCAGACAGTCAGGTACCGCGCTCCCCCGGCGAGCCGCGTCCGCCGCGCCGCCGCGACCGGCACGGCCGTGGCATGCGCGGGCCCGTGGCGCCCCCGCAGGTGCCGTTGTCCGCCAGCCGCGCGGACACCTTCGCGGACCTCGTGCAGGACTCCGTGGAGCGCCTGGAGCGGCGCTGGCCGCAGCTGGGCGAGGTCGACTTCCTCGTCCTCGAGGTGCCGCGGCTCACGGCCGAGGACGAGGCGTGGGGCGGCGACTCGGTGCCGCTGGGCGGCACGGTCCCGGCGCGGGACGACCGGCCCGCGCGCGTGGTGATCTACCGGCGCCCCATCGAGATCCGCACCAAGGGCCGCGACGAGCGCGCGGCCCTGGTGCACGACGTGGTCGTCGAGCAGGTCGCCGAGGTCCTGGGGCTCACCCCGGAGACCGTCGATCCCCGCTACGGGGACGAGGAGGACTGA
- a CDS encoding DUF5719 family protein, with the protein MNRTTLSLIAAVTVLAAVTGFASVRSGGEDGTSVKAAAQLPVERSSLLCPQPSQSDLAETAYTSYTPKSAGTEGKGTARLMPAGTSATDSGDDQGKSKKAKAVVTPQEPGKPATGDASGGDAPALVGTADGALAPGWTVQQTTTVDVGTGRGLLGVDCSQPDTDFYFPGASTAKDRSDYIHLTNPDDEPAVVDVQMYGPDGAIKSEVGEGIQIAAHSSVPVLLSTLTDTAYTNLTLHVTARSGRVAAAVSAADAKLGGDWLPASTDPAASLVLPGIPKDATDVRLVAFAPGQDDADLKLQLATSSGKITPAGHDTLHVKSGMTTSVDLKDVTRGDPGSLILTPSGDSVPVVAALRVTRGKGADQETAFIPATADIGSRATVADNRSKGSTLALTAPGATGRVKVTASAGSEGGTPVTKEYTVKGGTTLAVAPPVPSGLKGAYALTVEPVSGGKVYGSRTLEEKQGGVPAFTIQTLPDDRGTVSVPQSDEDLSVLQK; encoded by the coding sequence GTGAACCGCACGACCCTGTCCCTGATCGCCGCCGTGACCGTCCTGGCCGCCGTCACGGGGTTCGCCTCCGTCCGGTCCGGCGGCGAGGACGGCACCTCCGTTAAGGCGGCGGCCCAACTGCCCGTCGAGCGCTCCAGCCTGCTGTGCCCGCAGCCCAGCCAGTCCGACCTCGCGGAGACGGCGTACACCTCGTACACCCCGAAGTCCGCGGGCACCGAGGGCAAGGGCACCGCGCGGCTGATGCCCGCCGGGACGAGCGCGACCGACAGCGGCGACGACCAGGGCAAGAGCAAGAAGGCCAAGGCGGTCGTCACTCCGCAGGAGCCCGGCAAGCCCGCCACGGGCGATGCCTCGGGCGGTGACGCGCCGGCCCTGGTCGGCACCGCCGACGGCGCCCTCGCGCCCGGCTGGACCGTCCAGCAGACCACCACGGTGGACGTGGGCACCGGCCGCGGCCTGCTCGGCGTCGACTGCTCGCAGCCCGACACCGACTTCTACTTCCCGGGCGCCTCCACCGCCAAGGACCGCAGCGACTACATCCACCTCACGAACCCGGACGACGAGCCCGCGGTCGTCGACGTCCAGATGTACGGCCCGGACGGCGCCATCAAGTCCGAGGTCGGCGAGGGCATCCAGATCGCGGCGCACTCCAGCGTCCCGGTGCTGCTGTCGACCCTGACCGACACGGCGTACACGAACCTGACGCTGCACGTCACCGCGCGCAGCGGCCGGGTCGCGGCCGCCGTCTCCGCCGCCGACGCGAAGCTGGGCGGCGACTGGCTGCCCGCCTCCACCGACCCGGCGGCCTCCCTGGTGCTGCCCGGCATCCCCAAGGACGCGACGGACGTGCGCCTGGTGGCCTTCGCGCCGGGCCAGGACGACGCCGACCTGAAGCTCCAGCTCGCCACCTCCAGCGGCAAGATCACGCCCGCCGGGCACGACACGCTGCACGTGAAGTCCGGTATGACGACCTCCGTCGACCTGAAGGACGTCACGCGCGGCGACCCGGGCTCGCTCATCCTGACGCCGAGCGGGGACTCCGTGCCGGTCGTGGCCGCGCTGCGCGTCACACGCGGCAAGGGCGCCGACCAGGAGACCGCGTTCATCCCGGCGACCGCCGACATCGGCTCCCGCGCGACGGTCGCCGACAACCGCTCCAAGGGCTCCACGCTCGCCCTGACCGCGCCCGGCGCCACCGGCAGGGTGAAGGTCACCGCGTCGGCGGGCTCCGAGGGCGGCACCCCGGTCACCAAGGAGTACACGGTCAAGGGCGGTACGACCCTGGCGGTCGCTCCGCCGGTGCCGAGCGGCCTGAAGGGCGCGTACGCGCTCACCGTCGAGCCGGTGTCCGGCGGCAAGGTCTACGGCTCGCGGACGCTGGAGGAGAAGCAGGGCGGCGTCCCGGCGTTCACGATCCAGACGCTGCCGGACGACCGCGGGACGGTCTCGGTGCCCCAGTCGGACGAGGACCTGTCGGTGCTCCAGAAGTAG